The window CTTGACCGTGCCGTGCGACGCAGTCGTACGTCTGTCGGGTCGCGCGTCTCTCGCGTGCGGTCCAAGTCCTGGCAGATCGGCCAATGCGCCCTGGCCGCCGGAGTCGCCTGGTTCGTCGCGGCAGACCTGCTGGGCCACAACACGCCGTTCTTCGCGCCGATCGCTGCGGTCGTCAGCCTCGGCACGTCGTACGGCCAGCGTCTGCGTCGCGTCGTCGAGGTGACGATCGGGGTGGCGGTCGGTGTGCTGGTGGCCGATCTGCTCGTGCAACAGATCGGTTCCGGCGGCTGGCAGTTGGTGCTGATCGTGGCGCTGGCGATGTCGTCGGCCTTCCTGCTCGACGGTGGGCAACTGTTCGTGACGCAGGCGGCGGTGCAGTCGATCGTGGTGGCGACGCTGCTGCCGGATGCTGGTGCGGCGTTCATTCGCTGGTCCGATGCCTTGATCGGCGGTGCAGTGGCACTGGTGGCGGCCACGTTGGTCCCGGCGGCGCCGCTTCGGCGCCCGCGTGAGCAGGCAGCTGTCGTGGTCACCAAGATCGCGGGACTGCTGCGGGCCTCCGCCGACGTGATGCGCTCAGGGGAGACCGACGTGGCGTTGGATCTGCTCGCAGATGCTCGCGAGACCGACTACCTGATCCGGGAGTTGCGCGACGCGGCTGACGAGGGGATGGCGGTCGTGGCGTCGTCTCCCTTCCGCGTGCGCCACAAGCCGGGAATCCGGCGGATGGCCGATCTGGTCGACCCGCTCGACCGGGCGCTGCGCTCCACCCGGGTGCTGGTGCGACACACGGCTGTGTCGGCGTATCGCAGTCGCCCGGTGCCGTCGGCGTACGCCACCTTGGCCGACGACCTCGCTGCGGCCTGCGACCTGGTCGCGACCGAGTTGCACTTCGACCGGATGGCCGTGGACGCGCGCCCGGCTCTGCTCGAGGTGGCGACGGGCACCGGTCAGGTCGAGCGCAGCCAGACTCTTTCGGTGGAGGTGGTGCTGGCGCAGTTGCGCTCGGTGATCGCCGACCTGCTGCTGCTCACGGGTCTGGATCCCTTGGAGGCCTCGGACGCCCTGCCGCCGCCTCGCAGCGCGTGATTTCGCTTAGCCTTCGGTGAAGTCGGGGTGAAAACGTGGGTTATCCCCACCGACAAGATCGTTGATCAGACATCACTATGGTCTGCACAACCATGGGGGTTCGATGACAGATCTGAGCGAGGCTCTGGGAGCCGCGGCCCGACTCCAACAGCGCAGCGCGACGTTGCGCCCTGGTGCGCTGAGCGCCCTGACGCAACGGTGTGCGGACGACTCCCGCGAGGTAGCCCGGGCTCTCGTCGCGGTGGCCGTGGCGTTGCCCAGGGAGGTGTTGGCGCATGCGCCCTTCGTGGGCGTGCTCGCAGCCGAGAGCGCGCTGTCGGCCGGTGACGCCGCGCTGGCGCTGGCCGTGGCCTCGCGGGTCGCCGAGGTCGTGCCGGACTCCACGCCGGCCCACGTGGTGATCAGCGGCACCATGGCGCGTGCGTGCGCGCTGCCCATCCCGACCCCTCGGGCCGGTTGATCGAGTCACTCCAGCGGCGTGGTCAGCGGGCGGCGATCAGGTACACCGCGCCCGAGGCCATCAGGTTGGCCGGCCCGAGCGTACGCAGGCCTGTGGCCGCCGTGCCGTCTGCGGCGAGCAGTGCCCGGCGGCGCACCGTGAAGCCGGTTGCCTCGAAGAGATCCTCCAGATCCACCAGCGACGACAGGTGGATGTTGGGAGTGTCGAACCAGGCGTACGGCAACTCGCTCGACACCGGCATCCTGCCGCGCACCAGCAGCGAGGCACGGTGTCGCCACAGACCGAAGTTGGGCACCGACACGATCCCGTGCCCGGCTATCCGCGCCACCTGACGCAGCAGTTCCACCGGTTCCCTGGCTGCCTGCAGTGTCTGCGACACGACCACCACGTCATAGGAGTCGGGCGAGAACTCGTCGAGTTGGGTGTCGATGTCGAGCTCGATCACCGGGACACCGCGACGGATGGCGGCGACCACCGAGTCGGGATCCGAGTCGACACCGGTGCCGGTGCAGCCACGTTCGGTGAGAGCGGCGAGGAGTTGGCCGTCGCCGCAGCCGAGATCGAGCACTCGCGATCCGGGTGGCACCAGCCCCGCGACGACGTCGAGATCGGGTCTCATCTGATCGCCTCCGCTGCGTGGTCCAAGAACGCCGCGACGGTGCGCAGATAGTCGGGCACTTCCAGCAGGAAAGAGTCGTGTCCGTGTGGGGCCGAGATCTCCCGGAACGAGGTTGCGACCCCGACGCGTTCGAGGATTCGTACGATCCGGCGCGAGTGCTCGGTCGAGAAGCGCCAGTCGGAGTCGAACGACAAGACCAAGAAGCGAGCGCCATCACCTTGCCTGGCGGCATTGCCGAGCGCCTGGACGGCGTCCCAGTCGGCGAATGGGTCGAAGTAGTCGAGCAGTCGCGACAGATAGAGATACGACAGCGGGTCGAAACGATCCAAGAAGGACTGTCCTTGATGTTCCAGGTAGGACTCGACCGCGAAGTCGACGCCGAAGCGACGCCGCGGCTCGTCGGCGTCCTGGATGCGTCGACCGAACTTCTCGGCCATCGCGGCCTCGGACAGATAGGTGATGTGAGCCATCATCCGGGCAATCGCCAAGCCGGTGCGCGGGCCGGGTCCCCCGACCCGGCCGTCGTCGAAGTCCGGGTCCCGCATGATCGCCGAGCGCGCCACCGCGGAGAAGGCGATGTTCTGCGCAGAGAGGCGACTTGAGGCGGCCACGACGACGGCGTGGCCGATCTCCGTCGGGGCGTCGAGTGCCCACTGCAGGACCTGCATCCCGCCGAGCGAACCCCCGACGCAGGCCAGCAAACGTCCGATCCCCAAGTGCTCCATCAGGGCCCGATGCACCACCACCAGGTCACGCATGGACAAGAGGGGAAAGTCCAGGCCGTACGCCTCTCCGGTCGCCGGGTCGATCGACGAGGGGCCGGTCGTGCCGCGACAACCACCGAGCAGATTGGGGCAGATCACGAAGAAGCGATCCGTGTTGACCGGCAGCCCGGGGCCGACCATCGTGTCCCACCACCCCGTGGCGTGCGAGTCACCGGTCAGCGCATGCAGGACGAAGACGGCGTTGCTGGCGTCGGCGTTGAGTTCACCCCAGGTCTCGTACGCCACCTCGACCGGCCCTAGCGTCGCCCCGCCCTCAAGCACCAGCGGGTCATCGCGGGTGAAGAGGGTCGCGAACTGACGCGGATCGGGTCCGCTCAGATCGGGGGCGCTCGCGTCGGGCACGGACGTCAGGCTAGCGAGGCGGAGCTCAGGCGCTCGCCTTCGCAAGGGCTTGGTCGAGGTCGGCGATGATGTCGTCGACGTGCTCGATACCGATCGACAGCCGGACCATGTCCTCCGGCACGCCAGCGGCCTCCAACTCGTCTGGCGTCAACTGGCTGTGCGTGGTCGTGGCGTTGTGGATGGCCAGCGACTTCGCGTCACCGATGTTGGCCAGGTGGCTGAAGAGTTCCAGCCCCTCGACGAACTTCTTGCCGCCCTCGCGTCCGGTCTTGATCCCGAACGAGATCAGGCCGCCGTAGCCGCGGCCGGTGAGCGTCTTGTCGGCGTTGGCCTTGAACTGGTCGTCCTCCAGGCCGGGGTAGTTCACCCACGCGACAGACTCGTGGTTCTTGAGATGCTGCGCGACCTTGAGAGCGTTCTCCGAGTGCCGTTCCATGCGCAGGTGCAACGTCTCCAGCCCTTGCAGGAAGAGCCAGGAGTTCATCGGCGTGATCGCAGCACCGGTGTTGCGCAGCAGCACCGTGCGGGCCCGGATGATGTACGCCAGGTTGCCGACTGCCTCGGTCCACACCACACCGTGGTAGGCGCCGTCGGGTTTGGTCAGACCCGGGAAACGGTCGCTGTGTGCTGCCCAGTCGAAGTTGCCCGAGTCGACGATGATGCCGCCGATCGAAGTTCCGTGACCGCCGATGTACTTCGTCGCCGCGTGCACCACGACGTCGGCACCGAGCTCGAACGGCTTGCACAGGTACGGCGTGGGCGCGGTGTTGTCGATGATCAGCGGCAGACCCTGAGCGTGGGCGGCGTCAGCCCAGGCGCGGATGTCGACCACGTTGATCCGCGGGTTGCCGATGGTCTCGCCGAACACCATCCGGGTCTTGTCGTCGACGTGCTGGGCGAGTTCCTCGGGCTTGTTCGGGTCGACGAAGCGCACCTCGATGCCGAACTGGGGCAGCGTGTGCGCGAAGAGTGCGTACGTCCCGCCGTAGAGCGTGGAGAGCGCGACGATGTTGTCCCCGGCGTAGCAGAGGTTGAGCACGGCGTACGTCGTGGCTGTCGAACCCGAGGCGACGGCGAGAGCACCCACTCCGCCTTCGAGCTGGGTCATCCGCTGCTCGAAGACGTCTTGGGTCGGGTTCATGATGCGGGTGTAGATGTTGCCGGGCTCGGCGAGCGCGAAGAGATTCGCCGCGTGCTCGGTGTCGTTGAAGACGTACGACGTCGTCTGGTAGATCGGCACGGCGCGGGAGTTGGTGGCCGGGTCGGCCTGCTCCTGTCCGGCGTGGACGGCGAGGGTTTCGGGCTGTCGGGTCATGCGGGCAGTGTGGCCGCTCCACCCGAACGAAGCCTGAACATCTCGGATGGCGGGCATGAGTCTCACGATGTGTCTCGCCCGGATGCGGCTCACGACCTCTCGCTGGCCACTGACACGTACTTGGCCACAGGGGCCCACCTCACCCGGGACATTGCCGCGATGCTCACCGGAGACGCCGTCGAACTGCGCGGTACGCCTCGCCAAGCCGAGGAAGCCAGGTACGCCCCGCTGATGCGGATGCTCGCCGCGCAGGCTCGCGATCGCGGGAAGCGAGCCGACATTCGGGCGTCCTCGCGTCCGCTTACCCAGCGCGAATCCGAGGTCGCGGTGCTGCTGGTGGAAGGGTGCAGCGACGCCGTGATCGCGAGTCGGCTGGGCGTGTCGGTACGCACCGCCTCCTGGCACGTTCGCAAGGTGCTGAGTCGATTGGCGCCGCCCCGATCGTCGTCGGACGCCTGCTGAGCCGTCGGCAACGCGAAGTGTGCGTCCTGGTGGTCCGGGGGCTCAGCAACAGGGGCATCGCTGAGGTGCTGGGGTTGAGTGAGCGAACCGTGGAGCACCATATTGCGGCCGCCGCTCAGGCGTACGCAGTCCGCGGCCGCAGCCAACTGGCCGGTGCACTGCTGAAGGAATCGAGCCAGCTCGGGTCCAGCAGAAACCCCTAGTTCTTGCGCTTGGCAACGGCCCGAAGGCCCTCGCCAAAGGTGCGTGAATGACCCGTGCGGGCCATTGTCCGACTCGGGGGAATCCGACAAGGCTGGGCGAATCTCGACAGACCTGAGTCGGAGGAGAAAGCCCATGCGCCTGGCGATGCGGATCCTGGCGATCGTGGCCCTGCTGTGCGGGGTCGGCGCCGCTCTCGGCGCACCCAGCACGGCGACACCGACGACGATGAAGGCACGTGCTGGAACCACAGTGCTCCTCTCATCGGCAGGAGCCGACAATCCCGGGATCGCCGTCGAGAGCACCGGCACGGGGCACATCGCCTACTACGCCACCGACGGCGCGGGCGAGAAGACCCTGAAATACTGCCGCGTCCCGCGCGGCGCCGCAGGCTGTGACGTGAGAGCCAATCGTGGGATCTGCCCGAAACCTCGCTGTTCGGCACACCGGTCGTGGCCGTGACTGCCCCGGGGCGGATCGTGATCGCGGCGTACGCGTGCTGTGGCCCGGGCGAGGGGACGTACGCCGTCACCTCGACCGACGGCGGAGCCACCTGGGGGCAACCGATCCTGGCGGGCACCGTTCAAACGGACCGAGGAACGGGCGGTCCGGGTCCCTATTCGATGACGGTCCAAGAATCCACCACCAACGGCGTCAAGACCCAAGTGCTCTCTGCGACCGGCCCGCAGACGACCGAGGTCGCGGTGCTCGACCCCAACTATTGGTATCCCGGCGGCACCGCCATGGTGGACAGCCTGGTCCCGGCGGCGGCGATGACCGACCTCATCAATACGCAGGTGCGGGTCTTCAACCCCAGCACGGGGACGTCCTACGGCGACCCAGCCAACTGGCGGCCTCCCCAGATCCTCCCCGGCGAGGATGAACCCTCCATGGCAAGCACCGCAGCCGCTGCGTACGTCATGACGCACGCCGAGTTGAACGGTGACGCACTCCAAGACACCTATCGGGTCCGCAAGGTCAACAGCGATGGCACGCTGGGCGCTCCCGTACAGGCAAGCGACGTGGGCAACGTCATCTTCGGGCGGCTCGCGGCATCGCCGAGCGGTGGATTGAGTACGTTCTGGAGCACCGGTGGTGGCACGGAGGCAGACATCATGTCCTCGTTCAGCGCTGACGGCGTCACGTTCCAGCCGGCGCGGATGTTGGTCGAGAACGCCGACAGTTACGACCTCGCCCCAGCGATCACATCCGATGGCTCAGGATTCGTCGCGTGGGACGACAACGCCGGCAGTGTCTGGATGACCGGCATTCCTGCTGCCGTCGACGCCAACGCGTGTCGTCGTGAGTTGACGGTGCGCACCGGTGTCGTCGCCCGCGTGTCCGCGGGCTGCTGGACGAAGTCGGGCAGCAGTTACAAGACCAAGGCCGACGTCTCGATCAACGGCATCGAGTTCGTGACGGGCAGTGGGCCGGACACGGTGACGATCGACATGAGGACCCACAAGTTGACGGCGGGCAAGGGAGTCGTACAAAAGGCGGGGTTCATCGTCTTTGCGAAGGATTCCGGGACGTGGGATCTGGACAAGCTCACCACGTTCGACCATCTGACGGGCAGCCTCTTCGACTTCGGCATGGGAGGACACGCGACCGTCTCCTTCGCGGCTGGCAAAGCCACACTGAAGATCAACGTGAAGTTGCCCGATCCTTTCGACCCGGTGACCGGCGTCGCCACCTTGTTCACCACCCTCGACGGAGGACTTCAGGCCAACGAGGTGCGCGTCGAGGCCAAGCACGCCACGGTCGGTCCGATCACGATCGACAACTTGTTGATGTTCTATGACAGTGCTCAATCGACCTTCGGCGGGAATGCGACCCTCGGTCTGCCCGGCGGCGGAAGCATGTCGGTCGGCATCGGCTTCAACCATGGCGATCTGGTCGCTCTCTTCGCGGCCTACAAGGATGGCCCGCCGTTCCCGATCCCGCTGACTGCAGGCGTCTGGCTCAACGGCGTCGGCTTCGGGTACGACGGCACCGACGGCTTCCGGCTGTCAGGTGGGGCCGACCTGGGGATCCCCTCACCCAAGGGGGCCGTGGAGATCCGTGCCATCGGGGACCCGCCCGGCACCGGGGGTGGCATCAACTTCTGGGTGCCCAAGTCGCATGCGGGTTTCCAAATTGACGTCACTGCGCAGCTCTATCTGTGGGACTTCCACCTGGGTTCGGCATCCGCCGTTTATAGGTGGCCGGCCGACTTCAGCTTCAACGTCCAGGTCGGGATCGGCTGGGAATACCTGGGGATTCACGGCGGTGTCAGTGGACGAGTCAACCCGCCCAGCACCTACGAGATCGGCGGAAATGTCGAGGTCTGCGTCGTCTTCTGTGGCGGCGGTGACTTCTATCTGGGCACCAAGGGATTCGGCGCCTCGGCACACCTCAAGTTCTGGGGCAAGAAGTTCTGCATCATGGCCGGCTACATCCCCGGAGACGGCATGACCGGCGGCTTCACCTGCAACATGGGTCGCTTCACCGTCACTGGTGTCGGCGTGCCGGGCCCCGGCGGTGCGTGGATCGACTCCAGCCACACCGTGCACTTCCCGAGTTCGCAGCAGGACCAGACCTTCGCGCTCGACATCCCCGGCAATGGTGGGTTGCCCTCGGTGCGGATCAAGCAACCGGACGGGTCGGTGCTGATCGAGAGCGATCCGGCTGACCTGACCAAGGCGTTGCAGGTCGACAAGGCGCTGCTGCTGCCGCTGCCGGACCAGAACTCCGTACGCGTGATGGTTTCGATCCCGCCGACCACGGCTGGAGCGTCGTTCACCCTCGAGCCGGGGGAGGGAGGGGCTCCGATCGTGAAGGGCGCCAACCGGTCGGTCGAGTTCGCGGAGACCGGCAAGGGCGGTGGCAAGCAGTTGAAGTCGTACGCCAGGTCGAAAGGCAAGTTCACTTATCGGGCTTCTCCTGGCAAGGCAGGCAAGCGCAAACTCGTGATGCGCGTGCTCAACGCCGATGGCCTGCCGATCTCCCAGCAGGTGGTCGCCACTTACCAGGTGCCGGGCTGGACCAAGCCGAAGAAGCCGACCGCAATCAAGCTGACCTGGCGCAAGGGCAAGCTCAAGGTCACCTGGAAGGGCACAGCGCCGATGTTCCGGGTCACCGCGAAGATCGCGGACGGCCGGATCCTGGTGCTCCCGACCAAGAAGCACGCTGTAGTGATCCCGGCCGTGGACAAGAAGGAGCGAGTCGTGGTGTCCGTGCGCGGCCTGCTCAAGAACGGAGTCACGGGGAAGTCGGCGACCAAGAAGCGCCAAGTCGTGCGACGACGTCCTGATAGCGCGAGCCGGTCAGCCGGGCGAAGTGGTGCAGCGCATGGGCGTCCAGGCCGACCAGGCAGCGGGCCTGGTTCTTCAAGATCGCCCGCACGATGATCTGCGCGGCACGCTCAGGCGACATCTTGGCGAGCTTGTCGTCAAAGGTGCTGGCCACCTCGGCCTTGTCCTCCTTGTCGCTGACCCGGGCGTTGCGGGCGATCGCGGTCTTGATGCCGCCTGGGTGCACCGCCGTCACGCCGACCGGGTGGCCTGCGATCAGCATCTCCTCGCGCAGGGCTTCGGTGAGGCCGCGTACGGCGTACTTCGTCGCGTTGTAGAGCGACTGCCCCGGCATGGAGACGAGTCCGAACAACGATGACAGGTTCACCACGTGCCCGTCGCCGCTGGCGATCACGTGCGGCAGGAACTCCTTGGTGCCGTGGACGACACCCCAGAAGTTGATCGCGACGATCCACTCCATGTCGTCGTACGCCAGATCGGCGAAGTCCCCGGTGAGGGAGACGCCGGCGTTGTTGATGATCACGTTGACCCGGCCGAACTCGTCGGCGACGTCAGTCGCGTACGCGGCCATCGCTTCGCGGTCGGTCACGTCGAGGCGGTTGCGGCGTACGGTGCGTGCACCGGCGTGCTCCACGAGTCTTGCCGTCTCGGCAAGCCCGACCTCATCGACATCGCAGATCGCGACGTGCGCGCCCTTGCCCGCGGTCTCGACCGCCAGCGCCCGCCCGATCCCGGATGCTGCGCCGGTGATGACGACGACCTTGTCGTCGAGGCTCTTCATCGAGGTTCCGTGGTTTCGAGACGGGCTGCGCCCTCCTCAACCACCGGATGGCGGGCTGTGCCCTCCTCAACCACCGGTTGGCGGGCTGTGCCCTCCTCAACCACCGGTTGGCGGGCTGTGCCCTCCTCAACCACCGGTTGGCGGGCTGTGCCCTCCTCAACCACCGGTTGGCGGGCTGGGCGCTCCTCAACCACCGGGGCGGCGCTGACTTCGTACGCCTCGGGGTCCCAGTGGGCCAGGAGGGAGCGGAACTTGAAGGTTGTCCGTGGCCACAGCACGGTGTTCTTGCCGTGTTCGTCGAGGTACCACGACGAGCAGCCACCGGTGTTCCACACAGATTTCGTCAGGCGCTTCTGGACGTCGCCATTCCACGCGTCCACCGCCTGCTCGGTCGGCTCGATCGCCGCATAGCGATTGCGGCGCATCGCGCCCACACATTCGCGGATGTAGGCCACCTGCGACTCGATGATGTGCACCATCGACGAGTGTCCCAGCCCGGTGTTGGGTCCGACGATGAAGAACAGGTTCGGGAAGCCGCGCACCGTGGTGCCCTTGTAGGCCTGCATCCCCGACGCCTGCCAGGTTTGCGCGAGCGTTTGTCCCGTCCGCCCGGTGAGGCGTTCGGCGATCGGCAGATCGGTGGTGTGGAACCCGGTGGCGACGACGATCACGTCGACCGGTCGCTGCGTGCCTTCGGTCGTCGCAATCCCGGTTGCGGTGACGCGCGCGATCCGGTCGGTGACCAGGTCGACATTGGGTGCAGCGATCGCCGGGAAGTAGGTGTTGGAGATCAGGATCCGCTTGCAGCCGATGTCGTACGAAGGCGTCAACCTACGGACGAGGTCAGGGTCGCTGACGTGGTCGGTGAGGTTCTTCAGCGCCATCTTCTTCGCGGGCGCCGCCAACTTCGGGTTGATCGCGAAACCCGGCACATAACACTCGCGCCCCCAATAGATGCCCGCGCGGTAGGCCTTGCGGACGGCCGGCACATGCCGAAACAGGAAGCGCTCGGCTTTGGAGTACGCCCGGTCGTTGCGCGGCATCACATACGGCGCGCTGCGCTGATAGACGTCGAGATGGGCTGCGACCTTCTGCAGTTCCGGGACGATCTGGATCGCGCTCGCGCCGGTGCCGATCACTGCGATCCTCTTGCCGGTCAGGTCCACGCCATGATCCCAGCGAGCCGAGTGGAAGATCGCGCCCTCGAACTCGCCGAGGCCTTCGATGTCGGGAAGCCGCGGCTCGGACAGCCCGCCTGCGGCGCTGATCAGGGTGTTGGCGCGCACCGTGCCACGGGAGGTCTCGACGACCCACTCGTACGCCTGGTCGTCCCACTGCGCGCTCTCGACGAGCGTGTCGAAGACGAAGCGATCCAAGGTGCCGGACTCGTCGGCCACCCGCTTGAGGTACGCCTGGATCTCCGGCTGGGGCGAGAACGACATCGACCAATCGGGGTTGGGCGCGAAGCTCAACGAATAGAGCTGACTCGGTACGTCGCAGGCTGCACCGGGATAGGTGTTGTCGCGCCAGGTGCCGCCGACATCGGCGGCCTTCTCGATCACCAGGAAGTCGCGCTCGCCGTCCTCCTGGAGCTTGATCGCGGTACACAGCCCACCGAATCCGGCGCCGATGATGAGGTGTTCTACACGTTCCTTCACAGCGGGAGGCTAGCCGCCTGGAGACGTGATCGCCTTGGCTAGTAGGAGCGACGCCCGCCGCTGACGACCGGGTGCGGCCAGTGCTCGCCACCGACGCGACGTCCGGTCAGCGTGTCCCAGGTCAGTCGCAGGGTCAGTGAGTGGTCACCCTCGGC of the Nocardioides sp. genome contains:
- a CDS encoding FUSC family protein, whose protein sequence is MSDDSGRDHVLDRAVRRSRTSVGSRVSRVRSKSWQIGQCALAAGVAWFVAADLLGHNTPFFAPIAAVVSLGTSYGQRLRRVVEVTIGVAVGVLVADLLVQQIGSGGWQLVLIVALAMSSAFLLDGGQLFVTQAAVQSIVVATLLPDAGAAFIRWSDALIGGAVALVAATLVPAAPLRRPREQAAVVVTKIAGLLRASADVMRSGETDVALDLLADARETDYLIRELRDAADEGMAVVASSPFRVRHKPGIRRMADLVDPLDRALRSTRVLVRHTAVSAYRSRPVPSAYATLADDLAAACDLVATELHFDRMAVDARPALLEVATGTGQVERSQTLSVEVVLAQLRSVIADLLLLTGLDPLEASDALPPPRSA
- the metW gene encoding methionine biosynthesis protein MetW — protein: MRPDLDVVAGLVPPGSRVLDLGCGDGQLLAALTERGCTGTGVDSDPDSVVAAIRRGVPVIELDIDTQLDEFSPDSYDVVVVSQTLQAAREPVELLRQVARIAGHGIVSVPNFGLWRHRASLLVRGRMPVSSELPYAWFDTPNIHLSSLVDLEDLFEATGFTVRRRALLAADGTAATGLRTLGPANLMASGAVYLIAAR
- a CDS encoding homoserine O-acetyltransferase is translated as MPDASAPDLSGPDPRQFATLFTRDDPLVLEGGATLGPVEVAYETWGELNADASNAVFVLHALTGDSHATGWWDTMVGPGLPVNTDRFFVICPNLLGGCRGTTGPSSIDPATGEAYGLDFPLLSMRDLVVVHRALMEHLGIGRLLACVGGSLGGMQVLQWALDAPTEIGHAVVVAASSRLSAQNIAFSAVARSAIMRDPDFDDGRVGGPGPRTGLAIARMMAHITYLSEAAMAEKFGRRIQDADEPRRRFGVDFAVESYLEHQGQSFLDRFDPLSYLYLSRLLDYFDPFADWDAVQALGNAARQGDGARFLVLSFDSDWRFSTEHSRRIVRILERVGVATSFREISAPHGHDSFLLEVPDYLRTVAAFLDHAAEAIR
- a CDS encoding O-acetylhomoserine aminocarboxypropyltransferase/cysteine synthase family protein; the encoded protein is MTRQPETLAVHAGQEQADPATNSRAVPIYQTTSYVFNDTEHAANLFALAEPGNIYTRIMNPTQDVFEQRMTQLEGGVGALAVASGSTATTYAVLNLCYAGDNIVALSTLYGGTYALFAHTLPQFGIEVRFVDPNKPEELAQHVDDKTRMVFGETIGNPRINVVDIRAWADAAHAQGLPLIIDNTAPTPYLCKPFELGADVVVHAATKYIGGHGTSIGGIIVDSGNFDWAAHSDRFPGLTKPDGAYHGVVWTEAVGNLAYIIRARTVLLRNTGAAITPMNSWLFLQGLETLHLRMERHSENALKVAQHLKNHESVAWVNYPGLEDDQFKANADKTLTGRGYGGLISFGIKTGREGGKKFVEGLELFSHLANIGDAKSLAIHNATTTHSQLTPDELEAAGVPEDMVRLSIGIEHVDDIIADLDQALAKASA
- a CDS encoding helix-turn-helix transcriptional regulator, which translates into the protein MSRPDAAHDLSLATDTYLATGAHLTRDIAAMLTGDAVELRGTPRQAEEARYAPLMRMLAAQARDRGKRADIRASSRPLTQRESEVAVLLVEGCSDAVIASRLGVSVRTASWHVRKVLSRLAPPRSSSDAC
- a CDS encoding LuxR C-terminal-related transcriptional regulator; this translates as MVRGLSNRGIAEVLGLSERTVEHHIAAAAQAYAVRGRSQLAGALLKESSQLGSSRNP
- a CDS encoding SDR family NAD(P)-dependent oxidoreductase gives rise to the protein MKSLDDKVVVITGAASGIGRALAVETAGKGAHVAICDVDEVGLAETARLVEHAGARTVRRNRLDVTDREAMAAYATDVADEFGRVNVIINNAGVSLTGDFADLAYDDMEWIVAINFWGVVHGTKEFLPHVIASGDGHVVNLSSLFGLVSMPGQSLYNATKYAVRGLTEALREEMLIAGHPVGVTAVHPGGIKTAIARNARVSDKEDKAEVASTFDDKLAKMSPERAAQIIVRAILKNQARCLVGLDAHALHHFARLTGSRYQDVVARLGASWSPTSP
- a CDS encoding NAD(P)-binding domain-containing protein; protein product: MKERVEHLIIGAGFGGLCTAIKLQEDGERDFLVIEKAADVGGTWRDNTYPGAACDVPSQLYSLSFAPNPDWSMSFSPQPEIQAYLKRVADESGTLDRFVFDTLVESAQWDDQAYEWVVETSRGTVRANTLISAAGGLSEPRLPDIEGLGEFEGAIFHSARWDHGVDLTGKRIAVIGTGASAIQIVPELQKVAAHLDVYQRSAPYVMPRNDRAYSKAERFLFRHVPAVRKAYRAGIYWGRECYVPGFAINPKLAAPAKKMALKNLTDHVSDPDLVRRLTPSYDIGCKRILISNTYFPAIAAPNVDLVTDRIARVTATGIATTEGTQRPVDVIVVATGFHTTDLPIAERLTGRTGQTLAQTWQASGMQAYKGTTVRGFPNLFFIVGPNTGLGHSSMVHIIESQVAYIRECVGAMRRNRYAAIEPTEQAVDAWNGDVQKRLTKSVWNTGGCSSWYLDEHGKNTVLWPRTTFKFRSLLAHWDPEAYEVSAAPVVEERPARQPVVEEGTARQPVVEEGTARQPVVEEGTARQPVVEEGTARHPVVEEGAARLETTEPR